GGATGatccattatatttttatagtgatacggaaatttcatataaatccacaaaaaatatgaaattaaagaaTCCTGGTAGTGGTATGTGTAGGcaattgtattgtataatttcCCTGACATACATTTGATAAAAAAGCAAACTATACAacgaaaatatcataaaattattatttacaatgatTTGTACtctataatacatttatttaatttttgcaatATACGTGCCAGAATTTACTTACgacagtaggtatatttaatttaggtaaATCAGATATTAGCGTTTCTAAGGTAGGCCTGCTGTATGGAGTGTTCGAATCCATTTACTGTTCTAAATTATGCGTAAAACGTCCATTTGACGCTCACCCCTCTTCCCTCTTATCGCTTGGACAGGGAGCCTCGGGCGGGGGTGCCGGACTAGGGCAAATTGGGGGGTTTTGCAGCCCCCCAAGTGAAGGGGGGTCCGAAGTCCTCACCCTTTAGCTACCCTGAAGTTCCATCTCTCACACCTATAAATTCGGCACACACACCCCATCGGGCGGGGTGGTCATGGCGTGGTGGTACCAATCCTTTCGCCGCGGCCGTGTCACATTTGCCAGGCCTCCGGTGACCTCCACTACAAATTAATATTCAGAAACGTTTCGGTTCCGATCGTTAATCATTGCTACTCCCGGTCTGCTGTACTCGTACATGTACCACTGCGTTACATGTTACGTCTTTACCTGATTAACGTACCAGTGCTTGTCAACCATCTCTCAAAATCAcactataattttaatactaatcaatttaatttttttttcaacccgctaaaactttttattttacctatgTGAATAGTTCACACACTTCTGTAATGTGTAGTGTATCAAACGAATAacgaacgaaaaaaaaatttaagaataaaGAATTTCATTAATATCAGTCGAGGCGTTTGGAAGTGTCACGAGATTTACACTGCATCATGGCGGACAAAATCACGGAGCAAAATTCATGAggatatcataattattatttttgatactacctacttttttattattatattattaaagcaaataactaaattatagATCTATATTTCAGTGGCTACTGACgcataagtaatattaaaaatatttttaacaaaaaaaacatcaaactttaaaatcacaaaaataagtgagttgaatttttttgttaaaaatatttttagtatgtcATAGCATAGTGAACAAATACAGTATGCACCACAATACGGCCAATTTCgtcattttcatttaaacacaaaattactgaaccgattttcatgaaaaatgaATGGGACTGATcagaaaaaaagaattttcaaaattggttaagaaatgacaaaGTCACgaactaacatttaaaaaaaaaacatacgcgtcgaattgagaacctcctccttatttttgaagtcggttaaaaaaacaatttcagtgatataataatatcatttttatGCGCAAAAGTACTTAATTGTcaaaattttctacaaaaatagTATCAATCTTCATAATATACTCATATTCCCTAGAAAGATATGTACTCGTCCCAGAATTGACTAGGTATATTGATTAAGACCGAGTTATGGACCTTCGGATATCAGATTTTTCTAGCCTATCACGAAACGTCCATTTCACAGAATcctaaattaaaattctaaatacGGGTATGAATAAATCCTAATTCAATTAACATGTAAAAGTTATCTAAGTTATGAAAATTGTTTTGTAATAACTTGGATCGGGCTTCCAAGTAGGTATCTAAAATAACTCCGAAACTTCTCCGTAGTTAGGAgttatgattatataaatgctGCACGGAATTTGTTAAGTAATAATTAAGTTACAATTAATCTCCTTGTTAACTTTGTCACGCAATTAGTTTTTCGAAAGTATGCcaaagtaagtatatatttattgcaTACTGCACCAGATTTTATTGCTCGATAACTGAAAATGGATTacaaaattatacatacatatttttattacgagtacaactatcggacgcccgcgacttcgtccgcttaaAAGATATTGTAATCTTTCGTTTTCGTTTACGTTTCGTTCCCTTTCTATCCCCATTACATTTTAACATGAGTAAATCTTTTTATCATTATCTTGAAAAACCTTGAAATCTGATTaactttcataatttttttttcacacaatACGTTTTATATTTCATCGATTGTctgtatacaattttttaaaaatataaatagaaaaaatattttaatatttttcaaccGTTTTCAAAATGGtggaatttaaaattattgaattttattatattttatatttatttcatgatttatgcACGAACCTTTCATAAAGGACGTcgcatacaaattttcaacccctatttcactggcttttattttattttttgcgaaTAAACTATTCTCTGTTCTGCACCAAACAAAGGTACCATTTAGCATTGCACCAAAATTAGTTTATAAAAAGgtatcagacagacagacttactttggtatttataatattattatggataaAACGGATGTTAAAGTGCGGTAGTAAAACAGCCCttatattcaaaatatcttaatattttaatagtatacGTTAATCACATAATCAAAGGTTATTAAACAGTATAGTCTACAAGGGAATAATTTCAAAGCACTaagataattaaatttaaactctCTGTAACTCGTTGATTGAACATTTTGATCTAAGTAACTTTGGAGAAGATGTACTTTACATGCATTATGTATACGATGTgtgtaagtttaatttttgcCTATTTTACAGCTTTGGTATTATTATCTGTTACAAATTTTGATCGATTGGttagtttaaaagttttacacATTAATGTTACTTTGCCACCTGAAACGTTTTGATCTAATGTCTTAACTGTGTTCGTtaacatgtatttatttacaaaacgaGACTTCTTTAGGTTCGTAGTCTTAGTTTCTTGGTCGGTTTCCTTTGTATCGTTACTTCCTGATGGTGATCTGTTCTCCTCATAGTCAGACATAGTGGAGCTCGTGCTGTAATTACAGACTACATCTACTCTAATGACTTGAACAGTTGCTGGGCTCTCCGTTCTCGAAATAGTTAGACTTTTTCTCTTTCCATTCttatgaaatgttatttttgtatcGTCTATATTATCGTCTTTCTTGtcttctatattatttttactatctcCAAGCAATTCTAATTTATCAATCCTTTTGttcacttttttaattttaaggtcaAGTTTATGTTTTCTTCTGGGTTCTGTACTTCTTAAATCTACTTGTGTCgctttattttctttagttttattatttaagcaataTAGAACAATACTAGACTTTCCTGAAGATGGTCGTGAGTTATCATTATTGGAAAAGTATTTTGAATAGTCGTCAAAATAGTCACTCAGTTCGGAATAACGGTTTGCTTCTTCAGATTCAAACTCGTCTACCATTTCTTTAACAAACATACGATGTTTTTGGCCGTCAGGTAAAGTTTTGTATTTGAAGCTAGTTCGTGGTCTTCGCCTTTGTTCAATGCTTCCTTGAAACTGTATATTTTGTACTGAGAGACATATATCTTCTCGAGATTGTAGAGTCATTCCACTTTCGTGAGTCTGGTTTAAGTCGTTATTTTCCATATTGTTACAATAGAACCTATAAATGAGATTAATTTAGTCAAAATGTTTGTGTAATCTTACGTGTATCTATTAGATAGAAAACCATCAAATATAGACAATTTTCGAACCTTTCAGAGACATCAGTCCACCTTGCATCTTCATCATGGTCTGGATTTACCAAACGTTTTTGACAAAACCTACCAGATTTTTCAATTGGTATTTTGGTTTTAGATTTTGATCTCTCCAGGAGACGTAGCTTTGCACATTGCATTGTGGGATTTACAATTCTGAAACAAAAcgataatttcaaaaatcaaacttaaattttgaaataaacctGATATTCTGCTTAAGCTTACGACTTTATGCATAGAAAAGCCATCTCCTGATGCAGTATCTCATGTATTGATCAACtttgaattttatgtcaaaattaTTCATCAACCAAGTATATAAAATGCATGTTAAATGTCAAAAACATGGGGGGCAGCgggaatatattattttgaaaaaatataccgTCAAACCAAAAATTACACTAGTACGTAACTAAGGCTAACAGGTGAACCGGTTTTTGGCTTAAAacttattatgtacaaaaatgCATAAAACCAGAAAATACAACTTCAACATGGATTGATGTGTAGGAGCTAGGATTCTGAAAACTTGGATCCCCatgatgaaacaaaacaaattatctcATATAATTTTCCGCTTGAATATAACTTTTCAATTGACGTTTATAGATTGTAGAAGGtcatcccaaaaaaaaaaaactaaatccgATGTAGGTGTAGTACctacacaaacaaaataaaaaataat
This genomic interval from Bicyclus anynana chromosome Z, ilBicAnyn1.1, whole genome shotgun sequence contains the following:
- the LOC112046805 gene encoding uncharacterized protein LOC112046805, yielding MQCAKLRLLERSKSKTKIPIEKSGRFCQKRLVNPDHDEDARWTDVSERFYCNNMENNDLNQTHESGMTLQSREDICLSVQNIQFQGSIEQRRRPRTSFKYKTLPDGQKHRMFVKEMVDEFESEEANRYSELSDYFDDYSKYFSNNDNSRPSSGKSSIVLYCLNNKTKENKATQVDLRSTEPRRKHKLDLKIKKVNKRIDKLELLGDSKNNIEDKKDDNIDDTKITFHKNGKRKSLTISRTESPATVQVIRVDVVCNYSTSSTMSDYEENRSPSGSNDTKETDQETKTTNLKKSRFVNKYMLTNTVKTLDQNVSGGKVTLMCKTFKLTNRSKFVTDNNTKAVK